A genomic stretch from Pseudomonadota bacterium includes:
- a CDS encoding phosphate/phosphite/phosphonate ABC transporter substrate-binding protein, with amino-acid sequence MIRFLLTVFLTMTILSACTPQAPTSQEKPTYKIGYMICDSEKETLARFLPLTKYLSKKMGVNFEAVTIDTINFPNEVENLDFTHTNSLLYIMMHRFNGVDILAVEKRGSLGARSKGIIAVLKKSGIKTLSDLKGKNMLFGPMLAPTGFMSQIDILQSGGIDPEKDLVFYTIPRGSFKHEKVIYGVMYEKYDAGAFPFNDFELMSQDGRIDPEDFIILAEGPVIPYCNFAATQKVDESFAKKFKKELLAIRPEDTVEIDGETVKVLSKALIDGFEDITDADFNIVREMAKRTNMPPYQNY; translated from the coding sequence ATGATTCGGTTTCTTCTTACTGTTTTTCTGACCATGACAATCTTATCGGCATGTACCCCACAAGCGCCAACCAGCCAGGAAAAACCCACCTATAAAATCGGCTACATGATCTGTGACAGTGAAAAAGAAACCCTTGCCCGGTTTCTTCCTTTGACCAAATATCTCAGCAAAAAAATGGGGGTAAATTTTGAAGCCGTAACCATTGACACGATAAATTTCCCCAATGAAGTGGAAAACCTCGACTTCACACATACTAATTCACTGCTCTATATTATGATGCACCGCTTTAATGGAGTGGATATCCTGGCCGTTGAAAAAAGAGGATCCCTCGGGGCACGTTCCAAGGGAATCATCGCGGTGCTCAAAAAAAGCGGCATAAAAACCCTCAGTGACCTTAAAGGAAAAAACATGCTCTTTGGCCCGATGCTCGCCCCTACCGGCTTTATGAGCCAGATTGATATCTTGCAGAGCGGAGGAATCGATCCGGAAAAAGACCTGGTTTTTTATACGATACCGCGTGGGTCATTCAAGCACGAGAAAGTCATTTACGGAGTTATGTACGAAAAATATGATGCCGGAGCTTTCCCCTTCAATGATTTTGAACTGATGTCCCAGGATGGCAGGATTGATCCTGAAGATTTCATTATACTTGCTGAAGGACCGGTCATCCCATACTGTAATTTTGCAGCGACGCAAAAAGTTGACGAGTCTTTTGCCAAAAAATTCAAAAAAGAATTATTGGCGATCCGACCAGAAGACACAGTGGAAATCGACGGTGAAACCGTCAAGGTCCTTAGCAAAGCATTAATCGACGGTTTTGAAGATATTACTGATGCTGATTTCAATATAGTCCGCGAAATGGCAAAACGTACCAATA
- a CDS encoding tetratricopeptide repeat protein, translated as MPDSVAEIEYKIYLEFKPDDILTLNKLGMVLYRRNKLDEAIKTFTKIIELDSKNADAYDGLGLISANKQDYLSAVEYYQKAIFHKPKDIWVHYHLGKSLEAIGRFMDAETAYETALNNYKQKFSNQSPAKNSKYTVEMIKTSLKNVQLKLSSLPEKNNEDK; from the coding sequence ATGCCGGATTCTGTGGCGGAAATCGAGTATAAAATTTATCTCGAATTCAAGCCCGATGATATCCTGACACTCAACAAACTCGGCATGGTGCTCTATCGTCGTAATAAACTTGATGAAGCGATTAAAACTTTTACGAAAATAATCGAACTGGATTCGAAAAACGCCGACGCCTATGACGGACTGGGACTCATCAGCGCAAATAAGCAGGATTATTTATCTGCTGTAGAATATTACCAGAAAGCTATTTTCCATAAACCAAAGGATATCTGGGTCCATTATCACCTGGGCAAATCCCTTGAAGCAATTGGCCGGTTCATGGACGCAGAAACAGCCTATGAAACTGCTTTAAATAATTACAAACAAAAATTTTCTAATCAATCACCTGCAAAAAACTCCAAATATACTGTTGAGATGATCAAGACTTCCCTTAAGAATGTTCAACTCAAACTCTCAAGCCTTCCTGAAAAGAACAACGAGGACAAATAA